In Nicotiana tabacum cultivar K326 chromosome 17, ASM71507v2, whole genome shotgun sequence, one DNA window encodes the following:
- the LOC107828803 gene encoding putative F-box protein At1g32420 translates to MPPSKGKGNGKKKGKGKGSSKKTKNTLSDPTSSCIFPREIISNILSRLPVKTLLRFRCVCQPWQKLISKPNFIATHFRHSSSLQSATCTSPIFIHTRHFKSFDHVLSLFDPHPDSSSVVELDSPFPSYFHDMLVVGCCNGIVCLSQPPWGEMITLWNPAMRKYRTVKLSNTKPLMGIHSCVSIGLAYDSQENDLLILSLLCFRPAETRPPDEVEMCSTKSFSWKKMKNEVGFRVLGLICNVIIKGVPYWRAIVEDAHGSREVLVYFDVSKKVFDKLPMPGIRVETEGYLVNLEDSLGMLIWEKTDKNNVNVWVMDDEDGWSKKCNVGITFGFDRILGCLRNGDIVAENENSVLLFDPVTSSVKAKFSIENAKKGSYVIFDYSESLVLIGGMLPVKKEAAEDKLAREDLLKAGINMKVFTTKNPQQAAFATRIA, encoded by the coding sequence ATGCCGCCCTCTAAAGGCAAAGGAAAtgggaaaaagaaaggaaaagggaaagggagctccaagaaaacaaaaaatacacTTTCAGACCCAACATCCAGCTGCATTTTCCCAAGAGAAATCATCTCCAATATCCTTTCTCGTCTCCCTGTGAAGACCCTTTTACGATTCAGGTGTGTTTGCCAGCCATGGCAGAAGCTCATTTCCAAACCCAACTTCATAGCCACCCATTTCCGCCATTCCTCTTCTTTGCAGAGTGCCACCTGTACTTCACCCATTTTTATACATACTCGCCATTTCAAGTCCTTTGATCATGTCCTCTCACTATTTGACCCGCACCCCGATTCATCATCGGTTGTGGAACTGGATAGCCCTTTTCCTTCCTACTTTCACGATATGTTGGTTGTAGGTTGTTGCAATGGCATTGTGTGCCTTTCTCAGCCACCTTGGGGTGAGATGATTACTCTTTGGAACCCAGCTATGAGGAAGTATAGGACGGTAAAGCTTTCAAACACCAAACCCCTTATGGGAATTCACTCTTGTGTTTCCATAGGGTTGGCTTATGATTCTCAAGAGAATGATTTATTGATCTTGAGTCTTTTGTGTTTCCGACCAGCTGAAACTAGACCTCCGGATGAAGTGGAAATGTGTTCGACTAAGAGTTTCAGCTGGAAGAAGATGAAAAATGAGGTGGGGTTTCGTGTTCTTGGGCTTATTTGCAATGTGATCATTAAAGGGGTACCTTATTGGAGAGCCATAGTAGAGGATGCGCATGGGTCACGTGAGGTGTTGGTGTATTTTGATGTGAGTAAGAAAGTATTTGACAAGTTACCTATGCCGGGAATAAGAGTGGAGACTGAGGGGTATCTTGTGAATTTAGAGGATTCTCTTGGTATGTTAATATGGGAGAAAACAGACAAAAATAATGTTAATGTTTGGGTAAtggatgatgaagatggttggaGCAAGAAATGCAATGTTGGAATAACATTTGGTTTTGACAGAATTTTGGGCTGTTTGAGGAATGGTGACATTGTAGCCGAGAATGAAAACAGCGTGTTGTTGTTTGATCCAGTGACTAGTTCAGTTAAGGCAAAATTCAGCATTGAGAATGCTAAGAAGGGTTCGTATGTGATTTTTGACTATTCAGAGAGCCTAGTTCTGATTGGAGGGATGCTACCAGTTAAGAAGGAAGCTGCTGAAGACAAATTAGCACGCGAAGACCTCCTAAA